GTATTTATTATCCTTGCTATACCCAAAATCCCTCAGATCATCCTGTTTTACACTCTTAAATACAAATAAGGAACGAACTATATTTACATATTCATATTTTTCCGCTCTGGTTACTTTAATATACATATGCTATATTATACAACATTACCTATTATATCAATATTATATTTAAATTTTATTTAATTATTTTAAGTAATTATATTTATATTTTTGCCTCTATATTTTGAAAAATTTTGTGATTTTTTAATGATCTTTTGCAGGTTTTATGCGGCTTTCAAAAATTCTATATGTTTTCAATCTGTCAAACTCGGACAAAACAAAGAAAAATATCTTCTGGAGTATTGTAAGATCTTTTAAAGTATACTAAATTTATATTATTTTTTTATATTATATATTAAATTTTCATATAAAATTTACAAAATTTACTTACCGGGCACTTATCACATTTGGGATTTCTGGCAGTGCATACGGCTCTCCCATGCAAGACAAGCTGGTGACAAAATCTTGTCCATTCTTCTTTTGGAACTATTTTCATCAAATCATACTCAATCTTTACCGGATCTTCGTTTTCTGTAAAACCCATCCTTTTTGACAACCTCTTTGCATGGGTATCGACAACTATGCCGGGTATGCCAAAAATATCCCCCAGCACTAAATTTGCCGTTTTTCTGCCCACGCCTGGAAGTTTGAGTATATCCTCAAGGTTATCCGGTACCATTCCTCCAAATTCATCTATAATCATCCTGCAGCATTTCTTTATATTTTTTGCCTTATTCCTGTAAAATCCCGTAGATTTAATATCTTCTTCAAGCTCTGCCAAATCCGCTTCGGCAAAATCATATACATTTTTATATTTCCGGAACAGGGCTTTTGTCACTACGTTCACCCTGGCATCAGTACACTGTGCAGCCAGCTGAGTAGCTATAAGAAGCTGCAGAGGGTCTTTATATTCTAAGGAACACCCTGCCTCCGGATATATTCTATCAAACACTTTTATAATCTCTGCAACCCTCTGCCTGTTATCCACAAATAACTCCTCCCTGCTTTTTTAAAGCCAGACAATATAACTCCATGTATTTTTCAGCAGAGCTCTTCCAGGAAAAATCCTGCCCCATTGCCCTTTTAACCAGTTTTTTCCACTCTTCGGGATTTTGATTATACAACGTCAACGCTCCTTCTATGGTCTTCAGAAGTTCATCGGAAGAAAACTCAGTAAAGGAAAAACCGTTTCCTTTTTCTTTATCTTTATAATAGTCGGTAATTGTTTCGGCAAGGCCCCCTGTTGCCCTAACAATCGGAATTGTGCCATATCTCAAGGCTATTATTTGCCCCAACCCGCAGGGCTCAAAACGGGACGGCATTAAAAACATGTCGCTTCCTGCATATATCCTCTGTGCAAGTACAGTATTAAACTCGATGTAAACTGCCATTTTGTTCATATATTTATTTCTAATATTCAGAAAACTGCTTTCATAATATGGGTCTCCTGTACCCAACAGGATAAACTGCAGATTGTTTTTCATTATTTCATCAATCTTCTCAATTATAAGGTCAAGCCCTTTTTGTCCTGAAAGTCTTGAAACCAGTCCAATAACAGGCATATCCCCTACAGGGAGTCCCGTTTCTTTCTGCAGGGCATATTTATTTTCTTTTTTATTTTCAAGAGATTCCTTATCATAGTTAGTATATATTTTCTTATCTGTCGAAGGATTAAACTCTTCGTAACTAATACCGTTAACAATACCGTATAGATCTTTTTCTCTTTTCTTCAGCAATCCCTCCAGTCTTTCACCATACTGGGGAGTCTGTATCTCTTTTGCATAGGTTTCGCTAACTGTATTAATAATATCTGCATACACCAACCCGGATTTCATAAAATTAAACATTCCATAAAATTCTACCTTATCCGGAATAAATACTTCATCGCCAATATTAAAGAGTCTTAAC
The Bacillota bacterium DNA segment above includes these coding regions:
- the nth gene encoding endonuclease III — translated: MDNRQRVAEIIKVFDRIYPEAGCSLEYKDPLQLLIATQLAAQCTDARVNVVTKALFRKYKNVYDFAEADLAELEEDIKSTGFYRNKAKNIKKCCRMIIDEFGGMVPDNLEDILKLPGVGRKTANLVLGDIFGIPGIVVDTHAKRLSKRMGFTENEDPVKIEYDLMKIVPKEEWTRFCHQLVLHGRAVCTARNPKCDKCPVSKFCKFYMKI
- the glgA gene encoding glycogen synthase GlgA — encoded protein: MQLRNKLKILFVSAEVSPFAKTGGLADVAGSLPKALTQMGNDVRIVMPRYRDIAGNMKYVTDFPIRMGNITKTCIIRETEMIANAEAGRVNVPAYFVDSYDYYDREGIYCHPDDGERFAFFCNAVIEMLPKINFKPDIIHCNDWHTGPICMLLKEKYAKYSFYSGIATLYTIHNLEYQGNFPKEALRLFNIGDEVFIPDKVEFYGMFNFMKSGLVYADIINTVSETYAKEIQTPQYGERLEGLLKKREKDLYGIVNGISYEEFNPSTDKKIYTNYDKESLENKKENKYALQKETGLPVGDMPVIGLVSRLSGQKGLDLIIEKIDEIMKNNLQFILLGTGDPYYESSFLNIRNKYMNKMAVYIEFNTVLAQRIYAGSDMFLMPSRFEPCGLGQIIALRYGTIPIVRATGGLAETITDYYKDKEKGNGFSFTEFSSDELLKTIEGALTLYNQNPEEWKKLVKRAMGQDFSWKSSAEKYMELYCLALKKQGGVICG